AGAAGTAAAACTAATGGGCTTCACTGATAGTGATTGGGCAGGTACATGTGATGACATGCGAAGCACCTCTGGTTACTGTTTTTCTATTGGCTCAGGCATGATTTTTTGGAGTTCCAAGAAGCAAGAGACTATGGCACAATCCACAGCTGAGGCGGAGTATATTGCTGCTGCACATGCTgtaaaccaagccatttggctcaGGAAGTTGTTGGTTGATTTGAAGCATGAACAGGAATTGCTATTGAAAATAATCTTCTGTTGCTATTGTAAAAAATCCAGTCTTTCATGGAAAGACTGAACATATTAAAATCAAATATCACTTCCTTAGAGAAGTTAAGAAGGAAGTTCAAATGAAATTGAAGGATTGCAGCCCAGAGGATCAAGTAGGAGATGTTTTTACCAAGGACTGTCAAGAATGAAGTTTGAAAAGCTAAGAGAAATCCTGGGAGTATGCAGCAGCACTGGTGTCAAGGAGGAGTGATAACAGATGCGCGGTGACACAAGTGTTGTCAACGTAGCTTTGTTttgttaatatattttttgttgTAATTAAAGGCATATGTAAGTTCTTTTTGACTGAGATGTTAGCTAAATTGCAATCTTTTGTATCAGCCATATGCATAAATGAAATGAATTAGATTATGTTCCTTCCTTTCATTCTCCTTTTTTCTCTATTGTTCTTTAAACTACTAACAGAAACTGTGCTTTTGACAAAATTTCACAATAATTATTTGTCAAGTTTCCCTATTTTCAAGCTTCAATGTCATTGTTACTAGTCGCCCCTGCTTCTTGTGTATAGAGATATAGTTAGTGTTGTGAAATGCATACTGGTTGTGCAGAAGAAATTAGGTAGGTAGTTGCCTAATTAGAATGCTCATGTTTCTCAATTTATCATTTGCTGAATGCTAATATCAAACTGATATGCATATTGATATTTTACTTGACTGGTGGTGGAAGGTATTGATATTTTCCTTTTCACTACAGAACTAAAAACTTCAACCCTGTCAAGATTTTTTGGCTAAACTCCAATGGGTACCAAGAGTACAGCCGCAACCAAGGTGCCATGGCACCAAGTATAAGCTGCAACTTTTGTTCTTTCAGAAGGAGTTGCAATTTAACCATGACCTTTCAATGCTAACAACTTTCTACCACTTGCCAACTGAATTGAGTTCATTAAACTATCTAATCATCTATTCGGTGTAAAGAAATTGAAGGTTATAAACATGGTACAAAATTCTAGAGCCATCAACCTTTGATTATTGATtctccaaaattattacaaccagaATTTTCAAGTCAAATAATCTACTGGAAGATTTAGCAGTATGAATGAAAATGCAACTCAAATGATTACTCTGAACTTACCAGTAATCCCATACAAGCTGATGGACTTCAATCATGGTCTATAGAATAATTGTTGGATTTGGATGGTTTATCATAACAGAAGAATAATTAAAAGATTAAGCTAAAACTCAATTTGTCCTAAGTATCAATAAGAAAACTCAATTCAAAAAACAAACATATGTTCAAAACAAACATCCTTAATTGTTGGATTTTTAACTGCAGAAAtctaatataactagacaaaaacgCTAATTATGCGTTACATTGTTTATTTCTAAAATGAAATGACTGCCTAAGATTACAACAATCAAACTCTAATTAACCTCCGTAAACTAGCAAAACAACTAAAATTGGAAAATTATAAATGTAGTTCCAGGTCCAACATTGTACTATGAATTGTACTTGCACCATCCCCATTCTTACCTTTACTGCCACTACCGCTAGGAGTCGCACTTGCATCCCCAACCTTAAACAGTGCAAACCAGAGTTCTCCATTGTGCCTGAACGACCAAAGCTGCACTATGTCATTTTGTTTGAATTTCCTTGATGATCTCTGACGATTCCTTTCCAAGACTTTCTTCCAACTAGACGTCAACACATAGGTACTACTACTATTCAAATTCCACTGCCTTAGCCACATCTTAGACTCAGAACCACAAGGTTCCATGAGTGTAACTGGTATTTTCTCCTTGGGCTTCTTTAACTTTCTCTTCTCATCCTCTGTAAGAAAACTGGAATCTCTTATCTGCCTAAAAGGGATTGAGAAACGATCGTGGTGAGCATTTAAATCAGTGGCAAACATTTGTTTTATTATTACCAACTTCACATCAATGCCTCCTTTTGCTTGAATTTTATGCCACCATTCCTCAGGCATGTCAGTTGGTGTCTCCAAAccaaaatttgcaaaattgaTTCTGTCAGGCCTTGGTCTCTTCAGCAATTTCCTTTTCTTCTGTTGATCTTCATTACTATTAACAGTTTGAAAGCATCGCTTGCCACCAACCCTTTTCTTGTTCTTGTTCTCGTCCACGCTCCCAGAAGACTTCACATGATGAAATAAAGATGATTGAGAATGAGATTTCTTGTCTACACGTTGTCCATGGCCCCTGCTTTTCTTGGGCACATATGCGGCAAGTCCGTCATCATGCTTGCTCATGGCTTCAGCTCTTACTTGTTGCACAAAAGCAGTCAGAATACTTTCTTCCAGTAACTTGATCGCAGCAAACATTCTGTCTAAACACCCACCATCATCATCGGTATCAAGAACTCTGTCCATCTTTATTTCTCTCTTCTCCAGCAAAAAAATATTTCTACATATTTCAACAAGCACAAACCTATATATAGTTTATGACTTCAATTAATCCTTGTTGTGGGAGTAGTTTAGGATGAATCAGTTTATGACTTCAATTAATCCTTGTTGTAGGAGTAGTTTAGGATGAATCCTTGTTGTAGTGGGTTTGAGCTAACTTTATTCTCTCTCTCGTTATTGATATGAAAAAGTGTAATTAATGTTATGGTATCCTACTTAATGAATGATTCAAATGGTAATTTTATTCTCTTAAAATCCCTTCAAGATTTGCATCTGTTGATATCTTTGATTAGTTTTCTTTGCATTAATTAATTACTTGTGATATCTTTCATCTGTTGAAATCTTTCATTAGTTCATTTACAATAATCTTGCTCTGCTTCAGAATCTTGAAAGCACATGATAAGCATCTGTCTAGCTCCTTGGCCAATGGCTGACATTAATTTGTTATTATCTCTAATTTATTAATAGTTATCATTTTAGCTGACAGCATTAATTTTTAATGTGTCTAAGTTATCATTTGTTactttagtttttaatatttaaaattatgggattttttatataattaattaatgataatttaAAATTGACATGATCGTGATTTTattctcataatttaattttccaatttctaaattattgtattataaaaattttggtatcatcaaattttgcgttttttttttggtattaaaaaatttatataatttttatcctAAGAATCCTAATTATTTTTGAaaaacaatataaataaaatatagataaaGTTATAGGCCTTAATGAGTTTTTGATTATTCATTCTAAAgaatttaaattgtatttaaatttaaaaaataattaaaagatattGCATATATTTGTTCACtttatttattatgaataatATATATGATTCATTTGAAGATCACCTTCCATTTATATCTAAGAGTTTTTAAGCCATTTACAGCGTTTCAAGAAgtgaaataggaaaaaaaaataataagtgcATATCCATAACCTTTAAGAAAAAAGGCAAAATTATGTGATTGAATGCAGAAGACTTCTCTTTTTCAGTTGTCTTGTCAATGAATTTTTTAGAAACTGTGGTTTGACAATATTTCACAATAACGATATGTCAAGTTATTCCTATTTTCTGTTGGTTAAAGAAAGTTAAATGTTCAGAAATCGGATTGATTTTCCTTTTTTGATAATTCTAGTTTTGAATTTTAATCCATTCAATGCTTCAAATACTTGATCAACAATGTCATTGTTACTACTTGCCCCTGCTTCTTGTGTATAGAGATATAGTTAGTGTTGTGAAATGCATACTAGGTGTGCAGAAAGAATTAGCTAGGTAGTTGCTTAATTAGAATGCTCATGTTTCAGAAGATGTGAAATATTTAAGAACTGTATTGCTATG
This sequence is a window from Hevea brasiliensis isolate MT/VB/25A 57/8 chromosome 10, ASM3005281v1, whole genome shotgun sequence. Protein-coding genes within it:
- the LOC110661375 gene encoding B3 domain-containing protein At2g31420-like, with translation MDRVLDTDDDGGCLDRMFAAIKLLEESILTAFVQQVRAEAMSKHDDGLAAYVPKKSRGHGQRVDKKSHSQSSLFHHVKSSGSVDENKNKKRVGGKRCFQTVNSNEDQQKKRKLLKRPRPDRINFANFGLETPTDMPEEWWHKIQAKGGIDVKLVIIKQMFATDLNAHHDRFSIPFRQIRDSSFLTEDEKRKLKKPKEKIPVTLMEPCGSESKMWLRQWNLNSSSTYVLTSSWKKVLERNRQRSSRKFKQNDIVQLWSFRHNGELWFALFKVGDASATPSGSGSKGKNGDGASTIHSTMLDLELHL